One Pithys albifrons albifrons isolate INPA30051 chromosome 17, PitAlb_v1, whole genome shotgun sequence genomic window carries:
- the TESC gene encoding calcineurin B homologous protein 3: protein MGSAHSVPAEMRELADRTGFTSEQIEHLHRRFKQLSQDQLTIRKENFDSIPDLEFNPIRGKIVHAFFDKRNLRPESDGLADEINFEDFLTIMSYFRPIEMNMDEEQLDRFRKEKLKFLFHMYDSDHDGKITLQEYRNVVEELLSGNPHLEKESARSIADGAMMEAASICVGQMGPDQVYEGITFEDFLKMWQGIDIETKMHVRFLNMDTIAHCY, encoded by the exons TCACCTCTGAGCAGATCGAGCACCTGCACCGGCGCTTCAAGCAGCTGAGCCAGGACCAGCTGACGATCCG AAAGGAGAACTTTGACAGCATTCCTGACCTGGAGTTCAACCCAATTCGGGGCAAGATCGTCCATGCCTTCTTTGACAAGAG GAACCTGCGGCCGGAGTCGGACGGGCTGGCAGATGAGATCAACTTTGAGGACTTCCTGACCATCATGTCCTACTTCAGACCCATCGAGATGAACATGGATGAGGAGCAGCTCGACCGTTTCCGCAAGGAGAAGCTCAAAT TCCTCTTCCACATGTACGACTCGGACCACGACGGGAAGATCACGCTGCAGGAGTACAGAAAT gtggtggaggagctgctgtcgGGGAACCCTCACCTGGAGAAGGAGTCGGCGCGGTCCATCGCCGACGGGGCCATGATGGAGGCCGCCAGTATCTGCGTGGGACAGATG GGGCCAGACCAGGTGTATGAGGGCATCACCTTTGAGGATTTCCTGAAG ATGTGGCAGGGCATCGACATCGAAACCAAGATGCACGTGCGTTTCCTCAACATGGACACCATCGCCCACTGCtactga